In Equus caballus isolate H_3958 breed thoroughbred chromosome 26, TB-T2T, whole genome shotgun sequence, the following are encoded in one genomic region:
- the LOC106782618 gene encoding keratin-associated protein 10-3: MAASTLSVCSSDLSYGSRVCQPGSWDSCPDSSWRVDDGPESCCEPPCCAPSCCVPASCLSLICTPASCVCSPCQSACTSSCTPSCCQQSGCQPSCCTSSPCQQACCVPVCCTPVCSGASPCPAPSCCQPSPCPPSCCKPSSCVSLICRPVCRPACCVPVPSCCGPASCQPSCCRPAACVSLLCRPVCKPSSCVSLLCSPASAQNSCC, translated from the coding sequence ATGGCCGCCTCCACCCTGTCCGTCTGTTCCAGCGACCTCAGCTATGGCAGCCGGGTCTGCCAGCCCGGTTCCTGGGACTCCTGCCCCGACTCCTCCTGGCGGGTGGACGACGGCCCAGAGAGCTGCTGCGAGCCCCCCTGCTGCGCCCCCAGCTGCTGCGTCCCGGCCTCCTGCCTGAGCCTCATCTGCACCCCTGCCAGCTGTGTGTGCAGCCCCTGCCAGTCAGCCTGCACCAGCTCCTGCACGCCCTCGTGCTGCCAGCAGTCTGGCTGCCAGCCCTCCTGCTgcacctcctccccctgccagcaGGCCTGCTGCGTGCCCGTCTGCTGCACACCCGTCTGCTCTGGGgcctccccctgcccagccccctcgtgctgccagcccagcccctgccccccgtCCTGCTGCAAACCCTCCTCCTGCGTGTCCCTCATCTGCCGCCCCGTGTGCAGGCCCGCCTGCTGCGTGCCCGTCCCCTCCTGCTGCGGCCCCGCCTCCTGCCAGCCCAGCTGCTGCCGCCCGGCTGCCTGCGTGTCCCTGCTCTGCCGGCCTGTGTGCAAACCCTCTTCCTGCGTGTCCCTGCTCTGCAGCCCCGCCTCGGCCCAGAATTCCTGCTGCTGA
- the LOC102149675 gene encoding keratin-associated protein 12-2, translating into MVETARRKSTVCFRVAGKPTVGYKGRPGKESADTTASTPTPAQPHITMCHTSCSSGCQAACCSPSPCQASCCVPVSCKPAVCTPVSCQSAVCTPVSCQPSVCTRVSCQSAVCTPVSCQPAVCTPVSCQSVCVTPSCQSFVRVPVSCQASTCGVPSWQSFVRVPVSCKPAVLVAPSCQSSGCCQPSCPTLVCRPTSCSSPCCY; encoded by the coding sequence ATGGTGGAAACAGCCAGGAGGAAGTCAACAGTGTGCTTCCGTGTTGCCGGGAAACCCACAGTCGGGTATAAAGGCCGCCCCGGGAAGGAGTCTGCAGACACCACCGCCTCCACCCCaacaccagcccagccccacatCACCATGTGCCACACCAGCTGCTCCTCAGGCTGCCAGGCTGCCTGCTGCTCGCCCAGCCCCtgtcaggcatcctgctgtgtgCCCGTGAGCTGCAAACCTGCCGTGTGCACACCTGTGAGCTGCCAGTCAGCCGTGTGCACACCCGTGAGCTGCCAGCCTtctgtgtgcacacgtgtgagCTGCCAGTCAGCTGTATGCACACCTGTGAGCTGCCAGCCCGCTGTGTGCACACCTGTGAGCTGCCAATCTGTGTGTGTGACCCCCTCCTGCCAGTCCTTCGTGCGTGTGCCTGTGAGCTGCCAGGCCTCCACGTGTGGGGTCCCCTCCTGGCAGTCCTTCGTGCGTGTGCCTGTGAGCTGCAAGCCTGCTGTGCTTGTGGCCCCCTCCTGCCAGTCCTCCGGGTGCTGCCAGCCGTCCTGCCCCACCCTGGTCTGCAGACCCACCTCCTGCAGCTCCCCTTGCTGCTATTGA